Sequence from the Mustelus asterias chromosome X, sMusAst1.hap1.1, whole genome shotgun sequence genome:
acacacggaacagccatggggatcaaattcgcacctcaatatgccaacatcttcatgcacagtttcgaataagacctcttcaccacacaggaccttcagctGATGCTATCCACAAGAtaaatcgatgacattttctttctttggactcacggtgaacaatcactgaagcaactatatgatgacatcaacaagttccatcccaccatcagactcaccatggactactctccggaatcggttgcattcttggacacacgcatctccatcaaagacggtcacctcagcacttcactgtaccgcaagcccacagataacctcacgatgctccacttctccagcttccaccctaaacacgttaaagaagccatcccctacggacaagccctccgtaaacacgggatctgctcagatgaggaggattgcaacagacacctccagatgctgaaagatgccctcataagaacaggatatggcgctcaactcatcaatcgacagttctgacatgccacagcgaaaaaccgcactgacctcaagacaaacacaggacacagcggacagagtacccttcatcgtccagtacttccccggagcggagaagctatgacatcttctccggggccttcaacatgtcattgatgaagatggacaactcgccaaggctatccccacacccccacttcttgccttcaaacaaccgcacaacctcaaacagaccattgtccgcagcaaactacccagccttcaggagaacagtgaccacgacaccacacaaccctgccacagcaagacgtgccggatcatcgacacggatgccatcatctcacgtgagaacaccaggtacacggtacatactcttgcaacttggccaacgttgtctacctgatacgctgcaggaaaggatgtcccgaggcatggtacattggggataccatgtagatgctacgacaacagatgaatgaacaccgctggacaatcaccaggcaagagtgttctcttccagtcggggaacacttcagtggtcacgggcattcggcctctgatcttcgggtaagcgttctccaaggtggccttcacgacacacgacagcgcagagtcgctgagcagagactgatagccaagttccgcacacatgaggacggcctcaaccgggatcttgggttcatgtcacactatctgtaacccccacgacttgcctgggcttgcaaaatctcactaactgtcctgtctggagacaatacacatctctttaacctgtgattaaccctctctccactcacattgtctgtacctttaagacttgattacctgtaaagacttgcattccaaccattattttgtaaattgagtttgtgtctttgtgccctgtttgtgaactgaaatctcactcacctgacgaaggagcagcgagtgctccgaaagcttgtgtggcttttgctaccaaataaacctgttggactttaagaagtctcacaacaccaggttactgtgtttaccccagtccaacgccggcatctccacatctttattttCAGCCAATAGAAGGCAAATAATCTAAAGGTGAAGATGGTTACAGATATCATTATGTGCGATTTTGCTGCAATTTTCTCTTGTTAAATACAGAAGCCCACTTCAATAAGTTATATCAACAGCTGATGAGACAACCTAGCGCTATACAGAATGGCTAATATTGAAGCCTCATACAAACTCCTTCCTCAACGCTACTGCTTTCACAAAACAAGGCGGCTAACAAACAGAAAAGAGAGCTTACAATTTGAGAGATTTTTCACGCACTTGGTATAAACTTCTCAGCTAATCCTTGTTGTGTATCCTCGATGAAATCaccttttgggtgggattttttttgggggggagcgAAAATGAACCACGCTTACTTTGTGGTCGGTCCCTTTTCTCTGACATGATTCATTCTTCTTTTGCAGTTGTTTGTTGAGCAGCGCAGAAATAATCGGTAAAAATGGCAGACAATAATGTTGTTAACAATGGCAAAGACGGGGCTGGCCAGAGCACGGAAGACGTTTGCCGGGACTACCTGCGCAATGTCTGCTATCGCGGCAAGACCTGCAAATACCTCCACCCGGATATAAATGAGGTACATGACCTAGGTGTGAAAAAGAATGAGTTTGTCTTCTGTCATTACTTTATGAATAATGTTTGTACCCGTGCAAAGTGCACATTCATACACGGGACAGCAGAGGATGAGGAATACTACAAAAAAACAGGGGAGCTTCCTTTGCATTTGCGTTCCAAGGTGGCTGAAACCTATGGCCTATCAGTTTCTGACCTGCCTTCTGATAAAGGTGAGATTCCAGTATGCCGTGACTACCTTAAAGGTGACTGTCAAAGAGGCTCAAAATGTAGATTCAGGCACTTCAAACGTGACAATTCAGAGCATGATATCAGACCATCACGAGACCCCCCACTTTCTCAGCCTGTGCGTAGATATGACCGATTGGATAATGACAGTGGTATCAATTGTTATGAGTATGATCACCGCTTGAAGAGGAGGAAGTTGGAAGGGTTTGAGTTTGAAGTGTACGAGTACGATCTCACAAGTCGACGGTCAGTTGACTCTGGATACCTGGAAGAGGAGAACCTTATGCTGCGAAACCGGAATGAGGAACTTAAAAAGCAGGTGTCAAATTTGATGGGTAACAATGAGGTGCTGTTGGAGCAGAATGCATTTCTCCGCAACCAAATAAAGGCAGCAATGGTGAACTCCTTGCCCACAACAGCAGCTGGGAGATTCGGCCattgcacttccccaggaattaAAACAAGGGGACTTTGGGAGTAAAATTACTTCCAAAAATTGAAAAATTAGTCCTATGGTTCTAATGAGCTGATTTCCACAATTCTTAACATCTCAGCAGTGACCCTAAATACATCAGACTCTGCTTCCTGTGACATTGGGTGGGGGGATGATGGGTGTGGAATATCCTTGAGGGATGCTATTCAAATCTTGAAACTGTTGTTTATTGCTTCAGTATATTCAGTCAAGGAACATACCAAGCTTCTTGGCAATTTGAAAAGGCCATGCAGGAAACATCTATGGATTTTAGCTGGATTGACATTTGCTTGATGCTGGCAGCAGTCGCTAATTTGAAGTCATTTTGGGAAAAATTGTTACTTGGAAGTGCGGTTGAAGAGCTAGCACCAATGGCGGTTGCTAAAGTATGTCAGCATCATAGGAACTGCAAATCTTTCGCAAATTTTGTTGAAATGCAACTCGTGTCTTAACACCACCTGTCATGCGTAACAAGGTTACTTTCAAGGCTGTACTTCAGGGGAATGTTATCATAGACTTTGTGGTAATTTTGGTTACAATGTATTTGGAATTAGAATGGTGGTATCTGTGCTGCTTTTGAACTGAGCTGAACCAGACTCGAGTATACCAAAAGTAGTGTTCCCAAAAACTCCTAAGTGATAAGTAAGCAAGCTGAAACAGTGTGTGAAACCATAACATAAACCATTACAAAGGAACTCGTATAATGTGACAATACAGTCAAATGAGTATCCTGAAATCTAATGACACAATGCAGTactctttcttcccccccccccccccaacctaaaAGTCATGGCGAACCAAGCAGTGCAGTTGGCATGTAATGAAAAACATTTATGTGGATTATCCCTATGTTGTTCAAAATGGACAGATCTTTTCTGAATAGATAATTGTGTATATATAGCATCTATTTTGGCTTTTTTAAAGCAATCTGCACATTTTGATTCACCAAGCAATTTCCTCACAATCCCTTGAAACACGAGGATCTTTACTGTACTGCTTCTCTTTCtggccaccccacccccaacacacttgAGAACTTGTAATATTATAAATTACAGTGACACTGGCTAATGGACACACTGGATACCAATAATTAAATATGTAGGTACCAGGTGCTCAGGAATTCCTTGCTATCTTGCTCCAAAAAGGCACAAGAAATCGAAGTTCTGGGGTGTATAGGAATAAATGTAATTATTGAGTGAAGGAGTTTATGTAACTGAAATTTGATGTTTTTATTCAGTTGCTCAAATATTGTGTACACTGTACTTGTAATCCAATTATGTTTCATAAAATGGTATCTGGTATTCACAGTTTGGCTGCACAAGATATTGGATCAGCACAAGACAGTTTCTGTATGTTCCCAGTTCTGTGTTGCTAACTAATCTCAGCCTCGTGTAAGGAAATGCCATGCTGAGACAGGAGCAGAGCCTATATGCAAGAAGGCGCACAATGCCATTGTCTGAGAAGTACACTTTTGGAACTGAAACATTCTTTGGGCCCTTTTAGATGCCTTTGGGTGTTTtgaatgtcacatgtattcaacCTTTTGCTACTTAAACATCAGTACGCTGAAATGCTGTCTTTCTCTCCCCTAAATATATTTAGTATTACGCAGTCTTGTGTGAACTTGCTGCATGAGCTTAGCTGTTTGCCTGAGAGTATTCAGGCATAATTATTAACCACTTTCCAGCCAAGGAAACCTGACCTAACCTTTGAATATATAGAATGACAGCTCCAAAGTGTTATTTTCATGTTGTTTATACTATAATGACTAAGATTTCCAGGAATATTTTGTTTTTTCGCAGATGATAGTCAAATTAGTATGAACAGCAGTATACTCGAGGTGCCCTGGAATTCCAATAAGATTAGTTTCATAAAGCACTTACCAAAACAACAATATCACAGTTTCTTAAATGTGTTTGGTGAGACTGAGACATTAAACTTTTAGTGAGAAAATGGCTATGATGTTCAATTATTACGACCATGTGTTTGTAACATACAGTCTCAATGGTGTTTTGCTTTTCTCTTGCAGCTCTTGGTCACAGTAGTTCTAAAGTTTTAAATTTTACACCATGCTTATTGTGATAGATTAATCCAAAATGAGTTGAGGTCCATTGGGTTCAGAACTTGGACAATTGTGCTTTTATGTACATTCTTTTTAGAAAGTACTTCCATAATATTGTTGTTAATGTTGAATGCATATATCTGAGTTTAAACCATATTTATAACCCTTTTTTGAGTTAAGATTTTTCTATTTAGAATTTGTTTTCTCAACAACATTGCATTCTTGAATTGAATTTACATTCTCTGAATTGGTTAGGCTAGCAAATGCTACAAATAGCGATTGGTCTGGATTTCAGAGGCAGTAGAATTGTTGAGCCTCACCTTTTATTTGTGGCTGGAAAGGTTTAATGATGCAGTATATATTTTAAATACATTATATACTGATTGCTATGGTATTTACTGTCAGTGCTTTTCTATGCGATCAAATCAATATTCTTTCCCAAGGTTAATCTTTCTACAGATAGGAAGACCTTTAGGGTTCCAAATACCTAGGGATTACATCCAATATGTAGAGATCCTACATTGAAATTACAATCCCCCCACATTTGAAATTTAGCCACATCCTAAAAATATAAAATATACCTTTGTTCATGCCTGCCATCTGTTAACCTCTGCATTGATACCTAACTGGGGAGATCCCTCTATCCATTAGTTGTCGAATTGTACAccttttaaaaatagaaatttCTGAAAGCCTGTTAGTGAGTGTATAACAATAAAATAATTTTTCACACTATTAACTGCATTGTCTTTTTATTTTTGCATGAGGGTAGAATTGGTGTTCAGCTAATCCAGAGCTACTCTTATGCAGAATTGGCTGAAACCCGAATGCAGATGAATTAACTGTCCTTCTGGCTAAgaaatgcctcgggacattcttcgGTTGGGAAGGACAAGAAATGTCACTGAAATTAATTTGTTGCACATATTCGATTGGAAAGGTGACACTACATAAACCATTGGCCCTGAATAGTTCAGAGCTCAACACATGATTCTGGGAGGTCACTTttaggagaggattcttcgatGATTTAGGTATATTTTGAGACGAGTCAAATACTTAGAAAGTTAGGTGTGTTTAAAAATCTTGGGTGTGACTTTTTGTGTCCCTCAGGTGGGAGATATCCCATTTTAGACACCCAATATCAAGCAGCCCAAGTGTCAGCTACCCAACGGAAACTCATATCATTGTAGCAAATTCACTCATTTATGTTCAGTCATGAAAACTCTATTTGTATAAGTCACAAATAGAGAATTCTGATGACCTTATATGGTGCTGGTGCCCCTCAGatagaggctgttcacaggttgGGGCTAATGAGTATACATTTCTCTCACCTAGCCACCCTCTGCATCTTACTGAATAAGATTGCTCTTTTTAATATTAAATCGGGGTAGTTTGTATTGTAGTTCCACACCACCCATCATCTCAGCTGAGATGGGCCAAACTTATTTTTCATAGAACCATTGCAGGCAAGGGGAAGAAAAGACTTTCATTTTATCAGTTTGAACCGATTCCAGTCCTGCCAAGATTGGAAACTCATTCCATGGATGAGGATGTGCATCTGAAGACTGCATGGTGTAAAATGTCAGTGCAATGACAATTTGAGGAAGATTTATTTCTCTGACactcttctttactgcctgaagCATTGACTCTTTGTTTAGGTACAGTTCCTAATGCTCCACATGTCAGCCCAATCTTTTCTCCACTCAACATTCACATGTGCAGAATTTCCACCACAGATCTCTGGATAGTGAACAGCAGCCCTAGATGTTACTGCCCTCCTTAATAAAGGCATGCAAAGGCCAATTGCAGCACCCAAATCACTTTGCAGGCTGCAATCAGAGCTCCACAAAAGGCAGGGAACAAACCTGATTAATGTAAGAATTAAATAGTGAGATGCAGTGGGTTATTGCACCTCCCTATTTCAGACATAGACCATTAAGCTGTGTTAACGTTTAAAATGATCAAATTCACTGTTACATTGATTGTTGCCATTTTTTTCTCGCAACAAAAATAATCTGCCTCAGTCTGACAGAAGGTCTGAcagaagtgggcggcacggtagcacagtggttagcactgctgcttcacagctccagggtcccgggttcgattcccggctcgggtcactgtctgtgtggagtttgcacattctcctcgtgtctgcgtgggtttcctccgggtgctccagtttcctcccacagtccaaagatgtgcgggttaggttgattggccaggttaaaaattgcccctgagagtcctgggatgtgtaggttagagggattagtgggtaaatatgtgggggtagggcctgggtgggattgtggtcggtgcagactcgatgggccgaatggcctccttctgcactgtagggtttctatgatttctatgaaggtccCATGCTTAGAGGTGTTTTCAGAACTCAGTAACCCCTTCATAGTTTGGGATAGATTTTGCTCCCAATTAAATACTTAAATCAAAATAACAGAGCCAGACCATGGTTGCCAATTTTTGTAAACATGTAACAAATCTATTGGTAGTGATTTCTTTCTTAGCACTCaaatctaaaaaaaaattgcatctCACGGAAAGTTTGTGTCTGTAAGATTTCACATTTGCAAAAGCAGCAACTATGAATACTGACAAGCAAGTACGTGGAACTTCACTGTCTCAAAAAAAAAGGTCTAATTTGGGGGGGAAAAAGGCACATCCCACAAAAAATGAGAAACTCAATGGATTTTCCCACTTTCCCTATCATTTAATTCTTGACCACAACACATTTTAGAGACTTTTGGAATTGAAATATTGATTCTCCAACTTGTTCTATTTCCTTTTGTGCACTGTAGTTGTATTTCTTCAGAGGCCTTACTGATCTTATCCCTGCCATGAGTCTTCCCTCTTTTACCAATGTCAAACCTCTGTTTTGCGTCACAGAACTATTTTTGGGGTCGGGCATGTTTGCCTGTGCCATGTACACAAGGTTGccaggccaggggaagttttagCATCCCAGTATCACTTCAGGTAATCTGTTTTAAGGTGGAGGAGGCAAAAAGATAATAGTCGCACAGAAAAAACTAAGCAGCAGGGCTGAAGAGAAGAATGAAAATGTAAAGATGAAAATAAATGAGAATTTAGAGAACAAAATTATACATTTGAAAAGAAGAGAGAAAATGGAGTACTGAGCCAAACTCCAGCAAAGTAGGAAATCAAAGGGTTAAGACTGCCACTTTTTGATGTATTGGTATTGCGTACATGGTACTGGTATAACTCTGAAGTCAGGCACTTTGATAAAGCCTAGAACTCAATGTTGGAAACAGAAATTGGTGTCTTGATTTTATATGATATtggataaagcaaatcaaattttaaaatagCATTGGCCAGCTGTGGCTGTGGGGTGAATCCTTTATTCTACGGCTAATGTGCTTGGGTTGCATGCAATCCACCTTATTCAGCTTAGTTAATACAAGTACATTTTTATGGTTATTTCATATGTATATCTCCATTATTTATGAGAATTCATCTCAATGTGAGCATCTAAACTGTGATTTCTGTAATGAGTGTTTAAGAACTGGCCAGGCtgagaggaggaagaccaccacgAGAAGGGACAATTCCAAGCTGTTAACTTGTGCACTCGGTCTGCTTGAATCTGGGTTGTTGAAGATGATCTTAAGAGCAACTGCTTTTACTTCAATGGAAAAGACATTCCTATCATTCAGGAACTTTCTTGTGGTCTTCAGTCTTCTATTTATCACATCTCTCTGTTTGACGAGGGCAATAAAGACTCAAAGAATAATCCTACGTATTTATTGGCCGTGGCTGTGCGTTTCTAAGGACTTTGAGAGGAGCTATAAGAACAATGGACACTGTCTTTTCAAAGAGTCAACCTCCCTATGTTGTAAGTTTGATTATTCTGTATTGTACCTTGCCACTCTTTTTGCTTCTGTGTTATTTTGTCTTGAAATAAATCTGGACGAATTGTTTTTGCTCATTTGCAGTGGTCTGGGTGTGGTAAGTGGTTTACTATAATCAGAGTTAATAGTTGGACCTGAGCTATGCTGATTCGCACAAGGCAGAGTATAAAGATCAGCTTCACAAAAGACATTGTTCATGAAAATCATCCAGTATAAAGTCAAGGAGACAAGTTGGTAAAAGTACAAATTGTAGCAATCACCTTCAGGGGCCATCTTAAACTGCCTGAGCTTGGTAACAGGTGGAATATAAATCCAGTCCATGATTATAGTAGCTACTATTAAACATccatctttgtatctttttcttcatTGGTTAGGTGTCTTTTCTTCTCATTGGCTGAGTCCAGGAACTACTCAGAAACGTTCTGACTCGTGAGAAAAGAAGTCTCAGAGCAGCAAGGATGTGGTAAAAATCTGAAGAAAAAAACATTCCCCTGGAAAGCATCAATAGAAattaggcaatggcctagtggtattatcgctagactattaatccagagactcagctaatgttctgggaacccgggttcaaatcccaccacagcagatggtggaatttgaattcaacaaaaaatatatatctggaattaagaatttactgatgaccatgaaaccattgtcgattgtcagaaaaacacatctggttcactaatgtcctttagggaaggaaatctgccgtccttacctggtctggcctacatgtgactccagagccacaactctcaactgccctctgaacaagggcaactagagattggcaataaatgctggccagccagcgacgcccatgtcccacgaatgaataaaacaaaatcctggATTACTTATTTTGAGAGTTGCATATGTTTCCCTTTCAGTTGACAAAAGAATATTGTGGGGAAAATTAAACTACAAAATCACCAGATGGGTTTGTCAAAACTGGAGATCTCCATAATAATTGGTGTCATCCCAAGATGAGCAATCTTTCATCCTCGAGTGTAACTAAAGCAGGAATTTCCCAAGTTTTATTTTGACCTTTTATGAGCTGCATTATGGATACCATGGAGCCACAAAGGGCTACATATAAagtttaaattcatttgcatTAATTTACAGATATCATGTTACTGATACTAACCGATTTTGGTGTTCTGATTTAGGATTTATCCGCCACTGAGGTAACAGCGCTGAAAACAGCTATTTCTAAAAGCTGCAGGTAtccaaaattcaaacaggacaaaCCAACAAGTAAGAAATATTAGCGCAAATAGAGCTGAATTTTGAGGCTGGACTAACCAGGGGGCTTGCAGGTTGCATTTGATCCACTTGCTGTCATTGGTACGTCTCAACATTAATGCCTGCTGTGATGTTTCTGTTCCAAAAGCAAAAAAGGTTGAATTTTGTTACGAACTGCCATGATTCGGTAAGGACAAGAGTCTTTGTGTCATGTACTGAAAGTAACTAACTATTCCAAATAAATAATCTTCCTCTACCCTTTtgcccttccttccctcccttccctttttttttaatgatagTCCCAGGTCAAGATGCTGGGCAGGAATTGGTCCCTGGCCTCTGCTAATATTAAAGCGGCTACTAGGTGGTGCGCGAAAGCAGGAGGATTCACTTAATTtgttttcctttctctcttttcTACCGCCCCTGCTCCACCCCCCAACTTCAGTTCAATGCCTCACCCCCATGAACCCAACTACGATTGTGGCATTTCATTTTATAATGATCTGATGTAATTCCAgctgtgggggaaaaaaatgcaTATGATTCAACATTTGTCATACAAATATATTGGACGATACATGATCTAATAAGTCCTCTAGGAGCACTGTTCCATAAGAAGCCACTGAGAGGAGCAGGTTAACTGTTGCTCAAatttatcttcattttcaggGCCAGAGTCTTGTCTGCTCAGTTAGCCCAACTGAAATCAAAACTTAGCTGTAGGCAATTGAACTGTGGACCCTATCACTTTTAAATAAGATAGCAATGTGCTCTGCTTTACTATCTTATTTCTGTATATTAATATTCTTAAAGCTTTTGTATTTATACCTTTGAAGACATTTTATTTCTCAAGTGTCAATGCTGCATCTATTCATAAATTAATGTGTAAACTCGATAAAGGACTGCCTGATGGTGGTTTACTAGGAGTGCCTTTTCAGGTTGAAGTGTTACAGGTCAGCTTGGATTAGTTGTTACCACTTAGCCTGAATCAGAAGATCCttaagagcagagaagactgaagggggaCGTGATTTAGGTGTGCAAACTTGAGGGGAATAGGGTAGATCGGAAGGAATTTGCGacacagtggtacagtgattagcactgctgcctcacagcacaagggatccggattcaattctggccttgggtgactgtgtggagtttgcacgttctccccctgtctgcgtgggtttcctcccacagtccaaaaatgtgcaggttaggtggattggccatgctaaattgccccttagtgtccaaagatggttctaacatttccccttagtagaggggtcaataaccagggggcatagatttaaggtaaggagcaggaaatttagaggggatttgaggaaaaaccttttcaccctaagggtggtgggaatctggaactggctgcctgaaagggtggtagaggcaggaatcctctcaacattttagtatttagatgagcacttgaaatgccatagcatacaaggctacggatcaAGTGGTGGAAAcaaggattagaatagatagctgTTTGATGGACagcgcagatatgatgggctgaagggcctctttttgtgctgtaaaactatgACTCTATGGTTTGAACTCGGGTGTGGTACAGAGGGAGGTACTGCATTATTAGGGTGCTGTCCTTTTTGATTGTATATTAAAATCCCACggcattatttgaagaaaagTAGGGAGATAGTCTGGCCTACATTCCTTGCTGAACCAACACCATTGAAAAAAATGAATTggccattcattcattcattgtgttCATGGAATATTGCTGTGTGCAACATGGCTGCTGCATTTGCTTATGTAATAATACTACCATTCAGAGTAATTCATCCGATGAGGTTTTGGCGCTATATAAAATGCAACTCTTTATTTAAGCTGTTATGCTGAGATTTAAAAATCACTTCAATTATATAACGTTCAGCACAGAAACATTGCTGAAATCTGAAGAATCTTTACTATCATACTACCATCATTAATAATACATATTAAACCATTATGAAACTGTTACTTCTGTGCAGTCTTGTCTTTTTCCTCCAATATTCTCCATTTTatctttttaatttttttgttttatttttatcatttatataaactgcAATAGAACAGAACATAGAACTGTCTAGTTATAGCCAGTAAATTTACCTGTTTTCCTGTGGCTCTGTGACTTGTCTATTTTGGAGCAGGCACCACACTGTTTAAAATCATCCTAAGGCTGATTTTTTTAGCAGAATGGGAGACAGATCGCTGGAGTCTGATCTGACCGGGTCTGAGTGAAGGATCAAAATTTTGATGTTTTTCAGCTGACTGCTTACGCCAAAAATTGC
This genomic interval carries:
- the LOC144481963 gene encoding zinc finger CCCH domain-containing protein 10-like — its product is MADNNVVNNGKDGAGQSTEDVCRDYLRNVCYRGKTCKYLHPDINEVHDLGVKKNEFVFCHYFMNNVCTRAKCTFIHGTAEDEEYYKKTGELPLHLRSKVAETYGLSVSDLPSDKGEIPVCRDYLKGDCQRGSKCRFRHFKRDNSEHDIRPSRDPPLSQPVRRYDRLDNDSGINCYEYDHRLKRRKLEGFEFEVYEYDLTSRRSVDSGYLEEENLMLRNRNEELKKQVSNLMGNNEVLLEQNAFLRNQIKAAMVNSLPTTAAGRFGHCTSPGIKTRGLWE